From a region of the Sander lucioperca isolate FBNREF2018 chromosome 8, SLUC_FBN_1.2, whole genome shotgun sequence genome:
- the LOC116046693 gene encoding olfactory receptor 56A4-like gives MKSNNSLNPLYFQFTLFVDFGPLRYLFFSLCLLLYMTIVSANIVIILTVCLEKSLHQPMYIFICCLSFNSLYGSAGFFPRFLTDILSDTHLISRPLCFIQMYVIYTYASCELSLLGIMAYDRFVAICQPLHYHSKMTFKMVTHLVIFAVLYPAFAMGFMLYLTVRLTLCGNKLHRLFCSNWPVVQLSCVDTTLNIIVGQFLTMTTIFTPLFFVLYTYLRILIVCRRSSSEFRGKALQTCLPHIVTFMTYSFSLFCELSLTRFETDKINPIIPVVLSLEYLMIPPINNPLVYGLSLPQIKGVIFIFLKKILTAKM, from the coding sequence ATGAAGAGCAACAACAGCCTGAATCCTTTGTATTTTCAGTTCACTCTGTTTGTAGACTTTGGGCCCCTCAGATATCTGTTCTTCAGTCTGTGTCTGTTACTCTACATGACTATTGTCTCTGCTAACATTGTCATTATTCTGACAGTCTGTCTGGAGAAGTCTCTGCATCAGCCCATGTATATTTTTAtctgctgtctgtcttttaACTCTCTGTACGGCTCAGCCGGCTTCTTCCCCAGGTTTCTGACTGACATTCTGTCTGACACTCATTTAATCTCACGTCCATTATGTTTCATTCAGATGTATGTTATTTACACCTATGCATCATGTGAGCTGTCTCTCCTCGGCATCATGGCCTACGATAGGTTTGTTGCTATTTGCCAGCCTTTACACTATCACAgtaaaatgacatttaagatGGTAACACATCTTGTGATTTTTGCCGTGCTCTACCCTGCATTTGCTATGGGTTTCATGCTGTATCTTACTGTCCGATTAACATTGTGTGGAAATAAACTGCACAGGcttttctgttccaactggcctGTGGTTCAGCTCTCCTGTGTGGACACAACTCTGAACATCATAGTAGGTCAGTTTCTCACGATGACAACCATCTTCACCCCCCTGTTCTTTGTCCTGTACACCTATCTACGTATTCTGATTGTTTGCAGGAGAAGCTCGTCTGAATTCAGAGGAAAGGCGTTACAGACCTGCCTGCCTCACATCGTCACATTCATGAcctattctttctctctcttctgtgaGCTGTCATTGACTCGATTTGAAACTGATAAAATTAATCCAATCATCCCAGTTGTTTTATCTTTAGAGTATTTGATGATCCCCCCCATTAATAACCCTCTAGTTTACGGCCTGAGTCTGCCTCAAATCAAAGGAgtgatatttatatttttgaagaAGATTCTTACTGCGAAAATGTAA